A stretch of Schistocerca nitens isolate TAMUIC-IGC-003100 chromosome 6, iqSchNite1.1, whole genome shotgun sequence DNA encodes these proteins:
- the LOC126263230 gene encoding alanine and glycine-rich protein-like encodes MGTVWSGGHRCAAGRGPGMSAKTVSGGECADRGNHRLAKKRRPAGRGMREPNGRSGGGRALVGAAAAAAAAAGPRNSVISRLDSVRIPAGPVRRQLRAAVVGGGGGGGGGGGGGADCSADRCHSADAAPRAPPCRTVPCPATPLHY; translated from the coding sequence ATGGGTACTGTCTGGAGTGGCGGACACAGGTGTGCTGCGGGCCGAGGTCCGGGGATGTCGGCCAAGACCGTGAGCGGCGGGGAGTGCGCTGACAGAGGAAATCATCGATTGGCGAAGAAACGGCGGCCCGCCGGACGTGGAATGCGGGAGCCGAACGGCCGCAGTGGAGGCGGCCGAGCactcgtcggcgccgccgccgccgccgccgctgccgccggccCCAGGAATTCCGTAATTAGCCGGCTGGACAGCGTCCGAATTCCGGCGGGGCCGGTGCGCCGCCAGCTGAGGGCGGCCGTGGtgggtgggggcggcgggggcggcgggggcggcgggggcggcgccgacTGCTCAGCCGACCGGTGCCACTCTGCCGACGCGGCCCCACGTGCGCCCCCCTGCCGTACCGTGCCGTGCCCCGCCACTCCACTCCATTACTGA